The following coding sequences are from one Shewanella putrefaciens window:
- a CDS encoding ClpP-like prohead protease/major capsid protein fusion protein has translation MKKTKIAIAAAALSAMLPSGTLIAPAATLSQINNESHPSKSWYSLKAQNGNAELMIYDEIGGWGITAKQFARDLQALGKVGTITARIHSPGGDVFEGMAIYNMIKGHPAHKVCYIDGLAASMASVIAMAFDEIIIPENAMMMIHKPWGGTLGDADDMRKYADLLDKVEGNLVGAYQQKTGLPEDELHALLAAETWLTGREAVEKGFANTLTDPLQMAASLNSKRLKDFTNMPEHLKNLFAPKGNIPSPATQPAPAPNAQVPAPSNQPAPAAQPDAATIQAAAIALNTARMNGINTAFAAFPQLAELKNQCIADATIDADKAKDMILAKLGENTTPAATMPNRVIIHSGNGNLVGDSIRAQLMARSGHAKAEADNGYASYNLRELARASLADRGIGTAGMNVMQMVGLAFTHSSSDFGNILLDVANKSVLKGWTSQVESFERIAKKGQLSDFKISHRVGLNDFSALEKVEEGAEYKYGTIGDRGEKIMLATYGKIFTLTRQAIINDDMSMLMGIPEAMGKAAKRTVGNLFWAVITGNVKMSDNVALFHATHKNLGAGAPSVAAISTLSELMESQTLGEEALNIQPAFALCPPNLRREFIQIIKSSSVKGSDVNAGIANPIQDLVEVISEPRLKANSDKAWYLAAAQGEDTIEVAYLDGIDTPYIEQMDGFSTDGVATKVRIDAGVAPLDYRGLVKSTGV, from the coding sequence GTGAAAAAAACCAAGATAGCAATAGCGGCAGCAGCGCTAAGCGCAATGCTGCCAAGCGGAACGCTGATCGCGCCCGCCGCAACGCTGAGCCAGATTAACAACGAGTCTCACCCAAGCAAAAGCTGGTATAGCCTCAAGGCACAAAACGGCAATGCCGAGTTAATGATTTACGACGAGATTGGCGGCTGGGGAATTACAGCTAAACAGTTTGCCCGTGATCTGCAGGCACTAGGTAAAGTGGGCACCATTACCGCCCGTATTCATTCTCCAGGCGGTGATGTGTTTGAGGGGATGGCGATTTACAACATGATCAAGGGCCACCCTGCGCACAAGGTTTGCTACATCGATGGCCTTGCTGCTTCGATGGCTAGTGTGATTGCCATGGCCTTTGATGAAATCATCATCCCTGAAAACGCCATGATGATGATCCATAAACCTTGGGGTGGCACCCTCGGTGATGCGGATGATATGCGCAAATACGCCGATTTACTCGACAAAGTAGAAGGTAACTTAGTCGGGGCTTATCAACAAAAAACAGGCTTACCCGAAGATGAACTTCACGCCTTATTAGCCGCTGAAACATGGTTAACAGGCCGCGAAGCAGTGGAAAAAGGTTTTGCCAACACACTAACCGATCCGCTGCAAATGGCGGCATCACTTAATTCAAAACGTCTTAAGGATTTTACCAATATGCCTGAACATCTAAAAAACCTGTTTGCACCCAAGGGAAACATTCCTTCGCCTGCAACACAACCCGCTCCTGCGCCAAATGCTCAGGTTCCTGCTCCATCAAATCAACCCGCGCCAGCGGCACAACCAGATGCAGCGACTATTCAAGCGGCGGCGATTGCATTAAACACTGCGCGCATGAATGGCATTAACACGGCTTTTGCGGCATTCCCGCAACTTGCAGAGTTAAAAAATCAGTGTATCGCTGATGCGACCATTGATGCCGATAAAGCCAAAGATATGATCTTGGCTAAGCTTGGCGAAAACACCACGCCAGCGGCGACTATGCCAAATCGGGTGATTATCCACTCCGGCAACGGTAACTTAGTTGGCGACTCGATTCGCGCCCAGTTAATGGCGCGTTCAGGCCACGCGAAAGCAGAAGCTGATAACGGTTATGCAAGCTATAACCTGCGCGAACTGGCGCGGGCATCACTGGCCGATCGCGGTATTGGCACTGCTGGCATGAATGTGATGCAAATGGTTGGCCTAGCGTTTACTCATTCAAGCTCTGACTTTGGCAATATTCTGCTAGATGTGGCTAATAAATCAGTGCTAAAAGGTTGGACTTCTCAGGTTGAGTCCTTCGAGCGTATCGCCAAGAAGGGGCAGCTAAGCGACTTCAAAATTTCCCATCGTGTCGGCCTGAATGATTTCAGCGCATTGGAAAAAGTTGAAGAAGGTGCTGAGTACAAATACGGCACTATCGGTGACCGTGGTGAAAAAATCATGCTGGCGACCTACGGTAAGATTTTCACATTAACCCGTCAGGCGATCATCAACGACGACATGAGTATGTTGATGGGTATCCCTGAAGCCATGGGTAAAGCGGCAAAACGCACCGTGGGTAACCTGTTCTGGGCGGTCATCACTGGCAACGTCAAGATGAGTGATAACGTGGCGCTGTTCCATGCCACTCACAAAAACTTAGGCGCGGGTGCGCCATCGGTAGCCGCGATTAGCACGCTATCTGAGCTCATGGAATCGCAAACATTAGGCGAAGAAGCGCTGAATATTCAGCCCGCCTTTGCACTGTGCCCACCTAATCTGCGCCGTGAGTTTATCCAAATCATCAAATCTAGCTCTGTTAAAGGTTCTGATGTTAACGCAGGTATTGCCAACCCAATTCAAGATCTGGTGGAAGTGATCTCCGAGCCACGCTTGAAAGCGAATAGCGACAAGGCTTGGTATCTGGCGGCTGCTCAGGGGGAGGACACTATTGAGGTGGC
- a CDS encoding phage portal protein, which yields MSIINDALAIFAPRLALQREAAAMSYRNLKGYEAANPSRTHRAKKESRGANQAVFAAGKSLREQARWLDENHDLSIGILDRFEERVIGAQGIVVEPQPRSISGEILDELANDIQRRFATWSLRCDVTGRFSRPELERLVLRSALRDGDVFGQHVMGKVSKFGHPNEQGTQYSIEALEADFIPYESNEPSKRVRQGLEVNAWGQVVNYHVLLDHPADQVGFRYKTKAVAASNMMHLGLFKRLHQLRGVSIFHGILTRLADIKDYEESERVAARIAAALAFYIKRGDASHYVMDDAVSSREIPIAPGMTFDDLKPGEDVGMIESNRPNVHMVEFRNGQMKAVAAGSRGSYSSIARDYKGSYSSQRQELVEQDESNRIMQQWFCAGWSRPVFRNFLKMEMLNKQDPLVLPPDIDIRTLFDAVYYGPTMPWIDPRKEAEGWEMMIAANVATEADWTRARGRNPTEVKRQRKREVEYNRENHMVTANDPSLGDPNSEKNQDSNSGSSAKRNAAKRNADRARRNAEPD from the coding sequence ATGAGCATTATCAATGATGCGCTGGCGATATTTGCCCCGCGTTTAGCATTACAGCGTGAAGCGGCTGCAATGAGCTACCGCAATCTAAAAGGCTATGAGGCTGCAAATCCAAGCCGCACGCATCGCGCTAAAAAGGAGAGTCGCGGGGCAAACCAAGCGGTATTTGCGGCAGGTAAAAGCCTGCGTGAGCAAGCCCGTTGGCTGGATGAAAACCACGACTTAAGCATCGGTATTTTAGACCGCTTTGAAGAACGGGTGATCGGTGCTCAGGGGATTGTGGTTGAACCTCAGCCTCGCAGCATTAGCGGCGAGATCTTGGATGAACTCGCCAATGATATTCAGCGCCGTTTCGCCACTTGGTCGCTTAGGTGTGATGTCACAGGCCGCTTTAGCCGCCCAGAGCTTGAACGCTTAGTGCTGCGTAGCGCGCTGCGGGATGGAGATGTATTCGGTCAGCATGTCATGGGTAAAGTGTCGAAGTTCGGCCACCCAAACGAGCAAGGCACTCAATACAGCATTGAAGCCTTAGAAGCCGACTTTATTCCCTACGAGTCAAACGAACCCTCAAAGCGGGTACGCCAAGGGCTTGAGGTCAATGCGTGGGGGCAGGTAGTTAACTATCATGTGCTGCTTGATCACCCCGCTGATCAAGTCGGCTTTCGTTACAAAACCAAAGCCGTGGCCGCATCAAACATGATGCACCTCGGTTTATTCAAGCGTTTGCACCAGCTTCGAGGTGTATCGATATTCCACGGCATTTTAACCCGCTTAGCCGACATTAAAGATTACGAAGAATCCGAGCGCGTTGCCGCACGGATAGCCGCTGCGCTGGCGTTTTATATCAAGCGCGGTGATGCCAGTCATTATGTGATGGATGATGCCGTCAGCAGTCGCGAAATCCCCATTGCCCCAGGCATGACCTTTGACGATTTAAAGCCCGGTGAAGATGTCGGGATGATTGAATCAAATCGCCCCAACGTCCATATGGTGGAGTTTCGTAACGGCCAAATGAAGGCCGTTGCAGCGGGTAGCCGTGGCAGTTACTCGAGCATTGCCCGCGACTACAAAGGCAGTTATTCAAGCCAGCGCCAAGAGCTAGTTGAGCAAGACGAATCCAACCGCATTATGCAGCAATGGTTTTGTGCCGGCTGGTCACGCCCTGTGTTTCGCAACTTCTTAAAAATGGAAATGCTCAACAAGCAGGATCCTTTAGTGTTGCCGCCTGATATCGACATTCGCACCTTATTTGATGCGGTGTACTACGGCCCAACCATGCCGTGGATTGACCCGAGAAAAGAGGCCGAAGGCTGGGAAATGATGATAGCCGCAAACGTGGCTACTGAAGCCGATTGGACCCGCGCCAGAGGACGCAACCCAACCGAAGTCAAGCGCCAGCGTAAACGCGAGGTGGAATACAACCGTGAAAACCACATGGTGACCGCCAACGACCCATCGCTAGGAGATCCAAATAGTGAAAAAAACCAAGATAGCAATAGCGGCAGCAGCGCTAAGCGCAATGCTGCCAAGCGGAACGCTGATCGCGCCCGCCGCAACGCTGAGCCAGATTAA
- a CDS encoding phage terminase large subunit family protein, which yields MSISAAQIKNLKAAVAAGLRGFYRPPMLTCSEYADEHFYMSSESSYTEGKWESLPFQIGILNAMGNDQISTLNLMKSARVGYTKMLMANAAYKIEHKKRNVLIYQPRDGQAKTFMKKHVETAIRDIPVWRELAPWMGRKHKDSTLEDKIFTNGKTLMVRGGTAAANYREISTDDVIYDELAGFDESIEHEGNATSLGDTRIELSMFPKSIRGSTPKVLGTCQMEKACSESPHFFKFNLPCPHCGELQSLKWGGAEESFGIKWRKDDKGDHDPRTAYYLCEHCGCCIENNQLDDDMELHPSAIWICENTGIRTRDFIDFYDAEGNDITTPPNISIHIWSAYNSLNSWAKLVTEFLKAKGDKEKLQTFINTKLGLPWDNDTGERVEWEDLKRRREMYPSSKVPNWVVYLTCGIDTQDDRYEGRVWGWGAGKEVALIDRFILYGDPSSQVLKDKVAERIAQSYARADGVLLNIGVAGWDSGGHYTDDVYAMSKKLGVMRVIPLKGANVYGKPIANFPRKRTAKGVYLTEVGTDNAKELIMAMLRIDPDVDVRKPGAIHFPLNESVCDDIELQQLTAERKIPKRENGRIVYRWDAGKRRNEALDCFVYALAALYIAIEKFGINLDKLSKVTPIAISSDQPKEPKPKAAKQANANAAYLNGGGGGSSGGWL from the coding sequence ATGAGTATATCGGCAGCACAGATTAAAAATCTGAAAGCTGCCGTTGCTGCTGGGTTACGCGGATTTTATCGCCCGCCCATGCTCACTTGCTCAGAGTACGCCGATGAGCATTTTTATATGTCGTCGGAGTCCAGCTACACCGAGGGCAAGTGGGAGAGCTTACCGTTTCAAATCGGCATTCTTAATGCTATGGGTAACGACCAAATAAGCACGCTTAACTTAATGAAGTCAGCGCGTGTCGGTTACACCAAAATGCTGATGGCTAACGCTGCTTACAAGATTGAGCACAAAAAGCGCAACGTGCTGATCTACCAGCCGCGTGATGGTCAAGCCAAAACCTTTATGAAAAAGCACGTTGAAACGGCGATCCGCGATATCCCTGTTTGGCGTGAGCTGGCTCCGTGGATGGGGCGCAAACATAAAGACAGCACGCTTGAAGATAAAATCTTCACTAACGGCAAAACCTTAATGGTGCGCGGTGGTACCGCTGCAGCGAACTACCGTGAGATATCCACCGACGATGTCATTTACGATGAGCTAGCGGGTTTTGATGAATCCATCGAGCACGAAGGTAACGCCACCTCATTAGGTGATACCCGTATCGAACTGTCGATGTTCCCAAAATCAATCAGGGGATCAACGCCTAAAGTGCTCGGCACATGCCAAATGGAAAAGGCATGCAGTGAATCGCCACACTTTTTTAAATTCAATTTACCGTGCCCACATTGTGGTGAACTGCAATCACTTAAATGGGGCGGTGCCGAAGAATCATTCGGGATTAAGTGGCGCAAGGATGATAAAGGCGATCATGATCCAAGAACCGCTTACTATCTTTGTGAGCACTGCGGTTGCTGCATTGAAAACAACCAACTTGATGATGATATGGAGTTGCACCCAAGCGCGATTTGGATTTGCGAAAACACCGGCATCCGCACCCGCGACTTTATTGATTTTTACGATGCCGAAGGCAACGACATCACCACGCCGCCCAATATCTCAATCCATATCTGGTCGGCTTATAACTCGCTCAACAGCTGGGCAAAACTGGTCACCGAGTTTTTAAAGGCCAAAGGCGATAAAGAAAAGCTCCAAACCTTTATCAACACCAAGCTTGGATTACCTTGGGATAACGACACGGGCGAGCGCGTTGAGTGGGAAGATTTAAAACGCCGCCGCGAAATGTACCCCAGTAGCAAAGTGCCCAACTGGGTGGTGTATCTCACCTGTGGTATCGACACCCAAGACGACCGCTATGAGGGCCGTGTGTGGGGCTGGGGCGCGGGTAAAGAGGTGGCACTTATTGACCGCTTTATCCTGTATGGCGATCCATCAAGCCAAGTCTTAAAAGACAAAGTTGCCGAGCGTATAGCCCAAAGCTACGCCCGTGCCGATGGGGTGCTCCTAAATATTGGCGTAGCGGGTTGGGACTCTGGCGGTCACTACACCGACGATGTTTACGCCATGAGTAAAAAACTTGGCGTGATGCGGGTGATCCCACTGAAGGGCGCCAACGTCTACGGCAAGCCGATTGCTAACTTCCCGCGTAAGCGCACCGCCAAGGGCGTGTACTTAACCGAAGTCGGTACCGACAACGCCAAAGAGTTAATCATGGCCATGTTGCGCATCGACCCCGATGTGGATGTGCGTAAGCCTGGTGCAATTCACTTCCCGTTGAATGAATCCGTGTGTGACGACATTGAGCTGCAACAGCTCACTGCCGAACGAAAAATTCCTAAACGGGAAAATGGCCGCATAGTTTACCGCTGGGATGCGGGCAAGCGCCGTAACGAGGCGCTGGACTGTTTTGTCTACGCATTGGCCGCGTTGTATATCGCGATAGAGAAATTCGGCATCAACCTCGACAAGCTTTCAAAAGTTACCCCGATCGCTATATCAAGCGACCAACCCAAAGAACCTAAACCCAAAGCCGCAAAACAGGCCAATGCAAATGCTGCTTACCTAAACGGGGGCGGTGGTGGCAGTTCTGGCGGTTGGCTGTAG